In one Candidatus Latescibacterota bacterium genomic region, the following are encoded:
- a CDS encoding patatin-like phospholipase family protein, with protein MKKKIGLALGSGGARGLCEIGVLLWLKEHGIEVNCVAGTSIGAIIGGAYAAGFSPEHMKEIALSMGWLEFLKAFRLSFRGKSVLEWEKIEAMLRVDLGTKKIEDLSIPFACIAADLDSGREFVFKEGDLVAAMSASACIPGVFPPVEILGRHLVDGELVNPVPLDLAKELGADRVIGVNASRSVFTDRMSHEAGHIGLVEKLDGWVRDSIEKNPLMSSFNARKWIDSVAGDRERKRRRNLVDAFTDSIAIVTSRVLAHNELKAGPHFMINPEVGGFQDFDFDRAKKIIAMGYEETEAVSSELLEFTGN; from the coding sequence ATGAAGAAGAAAATAGGGCTCGCCCTTGGGTCTGGCGGAGCAAGGGGACTTTGTGAGATAGGTGTACTTCTCTGGTTGAAGGAACACGGTATCGAAGTCAATTGTGTGGCGGGGACTTCCATAGGCGCGATCATCGGTGGAGCCTATGCCGCAGGATTCTCGCCAGAACACATGAAGGAAATAGCTCTGAGCATGGGATGGCTCGAATTCCTCAAGGCTTTCAGGTTGTCATTCCGTGGCAAGAGTGTCCTTGAATGGGAAAAGATCGAAGCGATGCTCAGAGTCGATCTTGGCACCAAGAAGATAGAGGACCTTTCGATCCCCTTTGCCTGTATCGCCGCCGATCTGGATTCGGGCAGGGAGTTTGTCTTCAAGGAAGGAGACCTTGTCGCTGCGATGAGCGCCTCGGCCTGTATCCCGGGAGTCTTTCCCCCCGTCGAAATCCTGGGCAGACACCTGGTCGATGGAGAACTGGTCAATCCTGTCCCCCTGGATCTTGCCAAGGAACTGGGGGCTGACAGGGTAATAGGAGTCAACGCTTCGAGATCGGTCTTTACGGACCGGATGTCACACGAAGCGGGTCATATCGGGCTTGTCGAAAAGCTCGATGGCTGGGTCAGGGACAGTATCGAAAAGAACCCCCTGATGTCGTCGTTCAATGCCAGAAAATGGATCGATTCAGTGGCCGGGGACAGGGAACGAAAGAGGAGACGGAATCTTGTTGACGCTTTTACCGACAGCATCGCCATAGTCACATCGAGGGTGCTCGCCCACAACGAATTGAAAGCGGGGCCACATTTCATGATAAATCCGGAAGTGGGTGGATTTCAGGATTTTGATTTCGACAGGGCGAAGAAGATCATCGCTATGGGTTATGAAGAGACCGAAGCGGTCTCAAGCGAACTGCTTGAATTCACTGGAAACTGA
- a CDS encoding rhomboid family intramembrane serine protease, translating to MESANEAFTIMLIIANVIFSWKGFSNKTFFERYLFNTGRILGGREYIRVLTSGFLHANIGHLMFNMIALYSFSVGVGTVFGFGAYLVVYFGSLFAGNLMALYIHRNDPGYRAVGASGAVCGVIYSSVIMFPGSAISILFLPFAIPSWLFGILFIFVSVYGIRSGLGNIGHEAHLGGAMSGVVISVMIKPSLLAAQPLLIAGLLSLTGAFLYLMVKRPDLLRIKGPGSRWKNGR from the coding sequence GTGGAATCGGCAAATGAAGCTTTTACGATAATGTTGATCATCGCGAATGTGATATTTTCCTGGAAGGGGTTCAGTAACAAGACTTTCTTCGAGAGGTATCTGTTCAATACAGGAAGGATACTGGGCGGAAGAGAATATATCAGGGTGCTCACATCGGGGTTTCTTCATGCCAATATAGGGCACCTGATGTTCAATATGATCGCGCTCTATTCGTTCAGTGTCGGGGTGGGAACGGTATTCGGGTTTGGCGCATATCTTGTAGTTTACTTCGGAAGCCTTTTCGCCGGAAACCTGATGGCTCTTTACATACACAGGAACGATCCCGGCTACCGCGCGGTAGGCGCCTCGGGGGCGGTTTGCGGCGTGATATACTCCAGTGTGATAATGTTTCCGGGCAGCGCGATCTCGATCCTCTTTCTTCCCTTTGCAATCCCATCCTGGCTATTCGGGATACTGTTCATATTCGTGTCCGTATACGGTATCAGGTCGGGACTCGGCAATATCGGGCATGAGGCCCACCTTGGAGGGGCGATGTCCGGAGTCGTCATCTCAGTTATGATCAAGCCGAGCCTGCTTGCGGCACAACCATTATTGATCGCGGGGTTATTGAGCCTGACAGGGGCCTTTCTCTATCTCATGGTAAAGCGGCCGGACCTGTTGAGGATCAAGGGGCCGGGTAGCCGATGGAAGAACGGCAGGTAA